A window of the Diabrotica undecimpunctata isolate CICGRU chromosome 1, icDiaUnde3, whole genome shotgun sequence genome harbors these coding sequences:
- the LOC140443415 gene encoding uncharacterized protein isoform X2, giving the protein MEIKQEVSKKSCRIEIDDNETYYDPSDTIKIEIKEEPMRENAYDTFVYSDLKICPLKTEIETDQDKLKHVIKTEIETDQDKLKRVIKTEIEADQDKSDKEQQRNKKGFSCEDIKTDAIDVLKKEHVINNRSFTTTTNVNVKEKHWACKICSKHYATKKNLKIHVKEHIDQKVCNVCCKQLSTNYDLKIHMKTHTGEKTLTCEICNKQFLRNSQLKEHTKIHTGEKPFTCEICNRQFRGKYQLKVHMRLHTGEDIFTCDICNKQFPQNSQLQVHMKIHTGEKTFTCEICDRQFLLKHQLKVHMRLHTGEKPFSCEICNKQFSRNCKLKDHLKIHTGEKPFSCEVCNRKFRGKHKLKVHMRLHTGEYIFTCEICTKQFPQNCQLKVHMRLHTGEKPFTCEICNRQFSLNHKLKEHMRLHSGEKPFTC; this is encoded by the exons atggaaataaaacaagaaGTTAGTAAGAAGAGTTGTAGAATAGAAATAGACGATAATGAAACATATTATGATCCTTCCGATActattaaaattgaaattaaggaAGAGCCCATGCGAGAAAATGCGTATGATACATTTGTTTATTCAGACTTAAAGATATGTCCTTTAAAGACGGAAATAGAAACAGATCAAGATAAACTAAAACATGTTATAAAGACGGAAATAGAAACAGATCAAGATAAACTAAAACGTGTTATAAAGACGGAAATAGAGGCAGATCAAGATAAATCAGATAAAGAGCAACAAAGGAATaaaaaag GTTTCTCATGTGAAGATATAAAAACTGATGCTATTGATGTATTAAAAAAGGAACACGTTATAAATAACAGAAGTTTTACTACCACTACAAATGTAAACGTTAAAGAAAAACATTGGGCATGTAAAATTTGCTCTAAACACTAtgcaacaaagaaaaatttaaaaatacatgtGAAAGAACACATCGACCAAAAAGTATGTAACGTTTGCTGTAAACAACTTTCAACAAATTATGACTTAAAAATACATATGAAGACTCACACTGGCGAAAAAACTTTAACAtgtgaaatttgcaataaacagtTTCTACGAAACTCCCAGCTAAAAGAACATACgaaaatacacactggagaaaaaccatttaCATGTGAAATTTGCAACAGGCAGTTCCGAGGAAAATACCAATTAAAAGTACATATGAGATTACATACTGGAGAAGATATTTTCACATGTGATATTTGTAATAAACAGTTTCCACAAAATTCTCAATTACAAGTACATATGAAAATACACACCGGAGAGAAAACATTTACATGTGAAATTTGTGACAGACAGTTTTTACTAAAACATCAATTGAAAGTACATATGAGattacatactggagaaaaacctttctCATGCGAAATTTGCAACAAACAGTTTTCACGAAATTGTAAATTAAAAGATCATTTgaaaatacacactggagaaaaaccattttCATGTGAAGTTTGCAATAGAAAGTTTAGaggaaaacataaattaaaagtaCATATGAGATTACACACTGGAGAATATATTTttacatgtgaaatttgcacTAAACAGTTTCCACAAAACTGTCAACTAAAAGTACATATGAGATTACACACCGGAGAAAAACCATTTACATGTGAAATATGCAACAGGCAGTTTTCGCTAAACCATAAATTAAAAGAACATATGAGATTACATAGTGGAGAGAAGCCTTTCACATGTTAA
- the LOC140443489 gene encoding mitochondrial inner membrane protease subunit 1 produces the protein MSSVLENLTINVGNIIKYGCMAYCTLRFGGDFVICSGPSMEPTLHSDDVLLTKHVSPLRGGLNKGDIIIAKCPTNPKQQICKRIVALPGEKVKTGFRTYKHVPLGHVWLEGDNVNNSLDSRSYGALPQGLIKSKALCKVWPFRDITLLTK, from the coding sequence ATGTCAAGTGTTTTAGAAAATTTAACCATTAATGttggaaatataataaaatacggTTGCATGGCATATTGTACACTTCGCTTCGGTGGTGATTTTGTAATATGTTCCGGTCCTTCCATGGAACCGACTTTACATTCTGATGATGTTCTATTGACAAAGCACGTTTCACCACTCAGAGGAGGCTTAAACAAGGGAGATATTATAATAGCTAAATGTCCTACCAATCCCAAACAACAGATATGTAAAAGAATAGTGGCCCTTCCGGGGGAGAAAGTAAAAACTGGCTTCAGAACGTACAAGCATGTACCTCTTGGTCATGTATGGCTGGAAGGTGATAATGTCAATAATTCTTTAGATAGTCGATCTTATGGAGCTCTACCTCAAGGATTAATAAAGAGTAAGGCTTTGTGTAAAGTATGGCCTTTTCGAGACATTACTTTGCTTACTAAATAA
- the LOC140443453 gene encoding uncharacterized protein: protein MRHVMFLGILLKRKLKRKQYLNLMASHYIKTEIDDLLTERQIKEEGPPYEDIQTDAYDVLEKEHAISNRSLNQTFTATTNENIEGKKLHMTKQIGKKIFICNICSKPFSRNYYLKIHMRLHTGEKPYECEICTRRFTRSAQLKEHMTLHTGENIFKCEICNKQFLRNSQLKEHTILHSGEKPFTCEICNNKFSRSSSLNQHMRLHTGENILTCEICNKQFQRNSQLKEHMILHTGGEPFTCEICNKQFLRSCNLKLHMGVHTSEKPFTCEICTKQFRQKYNLKEHMRIHTGEKSFTCEICNKQLARNANLKKHMKLHTCEKMRMKKTVVPKICNVCCKQFSKNYDLKIHMRVHTGEKPFACEICNKRFARSSNLKEHIRIHAAVH, encoded by the exons ATGAGGCATGTGATGTTCCTTGGGATACTTTTAAAACGCAAATTAAAGAGGAAACAGTATTTAAATTTAATGGCAAGTCACTATATAAAGACAGAAATAGATGATCTACTTACAGAAAGACAAATAAAGGAAGAAG GTCCCCCTTATGAAGATATACAAACTGATGCATATGATGTACTAGAAAAAGAACATGCTATAAGTAATCGAAGTTTAAACCAAACTTTTACTGCCACTACAAACGAAAACATTGAAGGAAAAAAATTACATATGACAAAACAGATaggcaaaaaaatatttatatgtaacATTTGCTCTAAACCATTTTCAAGAAATTATTACTTAAAAATTCACATGAGGTTGCATACTGGCGAAAAACCTtatgaatgtgaaatttgcaccaggCGGTTTACAAGAAGTGCTCAACTAAAAGAACATATGACGTTACATACtggagaaaatatttttaaatgtgaaatttgcaataaacagtTTCTGCGAAACTCTCAATTAAAAGAACATACGATATTACACAGTGGAGAAAAACCATTTACATGTGAAATTTGCAATAACAAGTTTTCGCGAAGTTCTAGTTTAAATCAACATATGAGATTACATACTGGAGAAAATATTTTAACAtgtgaaatttgcaataaacaatttcAGCGAAACTCTCAATTAAAAGAACATATGATATTGCACACTGGAGGAGAACCATTTACATGTGAAATTTGCAACAAACAGTTTTTACGAAgttgtaatttaaaattacatATGGGAGTGCACACTTCAGAAAAACCTTTCACATGTGAAATCTGCACTAAACAATTTCGACAAAAGTATAACTTAAAGGAACATATGAgaatacatactggagaaaaatcaTTTACATGTGAAATTTGCAACAAACAGTTGGCACGAAAtgctaatttaaaaaaacatatgaaATTACATACATGTGAAAAAATGCGTATGAAAAAAACCGTCGTCCCAAAAATATGTAACGTTTGCTgtaaacaattttcaaaaaattatgaCTTAAAAATACATATGAGGGtgcacactggtgaaaaaccttttgcatgtgaaatatGCAACAAGCGCTTTGCACGCAGTTCGAATTTAAAAGAACATATAAGAATACACGCCGCTGTGCACTAA